The DNA window CGCTCGGCACAATGAGGTCTAAACCGACATAGTTAGCAAGGGAATATACTAAATGGCCGTGGACAAATACCTCTATTAAATGAAAAGCGCAAATCTTTGACAGGTGCCAGGTCCCGAGGATGGACTTCACAAACACTCTCCGTTGATCGCATTCACCATGGTGTTCTTGAGTTCGATCCCAATCTGTAACCAGACAGACGGTAGAAGAAGTTTCACGAGCATATCGGAAAACAGGCAGCAGAGACGATGCTGGGACATCTTGAAATAACACACTTTGACCAGGCCTCAGGGCGGCAGAAAGACATGAACAACCGTCTAACAGTTGAGTAAAAGCCTGGTATTCATAGCTGACAATAAAAGGCATGATTTGGTAAATCTTTGGAGATTCGCCGCTTCCACCACGGTCGAAACACATACAACTACGCGAGTCAGAAGAAGGATTCTATAGTGATTGGGCCAAGCCTCGATGGTGCGTGAAATGTAGAATCTTCATCCAAGAAGAGAGTCTACCGACATCTTGTGATGGCCTCAGCAACAGCCCGCCACCGAGTAATCTAAGCACCGTTATCCAGCGCAATCCTAAACATGTTGAGATTCTCTGCAGCTGGAATGGCACTTTGACTTTGAGAGTAACAGCGAGTATCAAGCGTGGCTCTATGAATCCGAAATGTCAGCGGCAAAACTTGCTCGAAATCCAATATCACGCGGCCATAATATCTCACCTCGTATCGCAGGCTCATCACCCAGCAATGGACACATCGTTTTGGGATTATTTGCCGTGACAAGAAGCTCTTGGCAAAGAACCTCCTTTGGGCAGATGTGTTTCTCCCATTCATCTGGTAGATTTCGAAATCTGCTCTTGGATATTGTGGTGTGCGGGATCGACCGTGGCTCTAAGGCGACATCTTCGGCAAAAAATGGAGGAGCCAGGATCGGGGGCCCAACATGGCTTGCAGTCTCCGGAGAAAGGACGTGGATCGTGGGCAACTGTAAAACAGACAAATTAGCGTTCATGCTCTCAAATGTCTACACCAATAGCAGAGCCGTACAAGGTTGCAGAGAGAATGCAGAGGATTGGCGAAAATCTCACCTGTATCAGCCATGACAGCGGATATAAACACCACCGAGGTAGTAGCTTGAGGAGAGATATTGTGAGACTGCTTTCACGCCCAGTTGAACTTTTACAGTTTCCAGAGAGATATCCATGGTGATGTTTCGAGACCGagcatcatcgccgttcACGGATGCCagtgcttcttctcaaccaCCTTGCAGTAGTTGGGGGAAATGACGTTGCCAAAGTCAAACTGTTGGCCAGCCCTTCAACGTGAACATTGAGGTGATGAGGCTCTTCAACCAGGACTGCCACAGAGCTGCCAAAGAGTCGGTGAGAACCAAGAAGTCTGGATCCATCAAACAGGCTGATGACGCGTTCCTGCGGACTCATATCACCATCTCGGACACTTTCCATCCAATAATATACAAGATAAAGCGAAATCAGACCATAGCAAGCCGCGGAAAGTCATGCCAAGCCCCTGGAGACCGCCTCAATCTGGGGAAGCACTCGCGTATCGGGAGACCGGCTGCCATCTGGCCGCTCCTATTGGCCCCCACAGATGCAAACTGACCACTTGGCACTCTATTGATGACGTGGATGCGCTCCTGCTTGTGCAGAATGACTGGAAGGTTCTCTCTGAAGCCTGAGAATGGAACAGGCTAGAAACTGTGCGGGGTCCCCTAGatcttcgccctcttctcctcttctctccctcttctcttcttcttcttcttctcatctttcttttcatcatcattttttttttcacacGGTATTCTTTATGCTGGGGCGGTGACGGTGATTCCAAGTGagtattttttttggcatttgTTTCTGTCGATATCCATCTTTCTCGGcattgtcttcttcatcttcgtcttcactATCtttctcgtcatcttctgccCATATTCCTCCGGTATTCTGCACGGCGTTTCTGCTTTGCCCTCTGTACCACCGATGATTCTCCATATTCCTCTTCACTctccctttctctttcatCGGCATCTCTTTCATCGTCCTGCTTGATATCTTCGCGTTGTCTCCTTTCTACCTCTCCAGTTTCATTCTGTTCGTTTCATCACCATTTTCTCCCTCTACGTTTATGTTTCCATTTTTATATCTTTGACCTATCGCTTTTGGACTTCTCTCTGCTCACTCCCCTTTTCATATCTTTGTGcctccatgtccatgtccatgtccaaATCCAAATCCGCCACGTACAATGAGGCCGTCGAAACCTGCCTAGCGCTGCATCATCGTTTGGAAATGTGGCTAATCATTTGCCGGAGTTGAATAGATCGGAGGTCGTCGAAATGGTATGTCAGTCTGGCTCTTCCCAATTTTTCGTTTCCACCTTCGATTCCACTTCCTGTCCCATGTTTGGCGTTGTTTCCCCTCTGCTTCCATGCCAACACAAGAGATTCGACAGCAAGTGCGGCAAGCTGTCCTCTCCATTTGCCATATCCTCGTGTTGCCTCGCCCTATCTTCCTCTTTCACTcatttcctctcctctttaCTCCTCTATGGTATTGGAGTTGTACTAATATGTTTCAAAGGCACCTCCTGTCACCGTCATCGCCTCGTCGACGGCGGAAGAGGGTTCGGGCAGTGATGGCGGggggtctattgaggcctcagcctcctctCGGACCCTCTTCCGAGCACAGACAGAGGACGATTCATCCGATCTCCTCCTAGACTGTACCCCCTCCGATAACGATACGGATCTGATGAATTTCGAAACTCCAGACCGCCAGTggtctattgaggcctcAGCTTCCTCTCGGACTCTCTTCCATTATCAACTCTGAGTGATGGAACGAAATTCGTGTTCAACTCTTGAGGGACCTCGGAAGGCGAATTACAGCCATAGGATTTGAGTAGCGAGGGCAGGtggtctattgaggcccaGCCTCATCTTGGACTCTCTTCCATCGTCAATGGGTGTAGTTATTTGGCCCTCTCGCCCAAACAAATAACGTGGTCGCCTCTTGATCTGTCTTCTACAACCATACATCGGTGCCTGATCGGAAACACGTCGGAAGCAAGGCAGACAACCACACTCGATCTTCGCTCCAAGCAACTTTCCGTTGGAAAAGTTCAAACACAGAGCAGTGGCATCATGACAACAGCATCCAGCGTTTGACTGGTTCTTtccagaagagaaaaggcggCTTTTATGGAGTTCATAGAAGCGGGAATTTTTTAAGCAACTGGAGAGCTCCTTGGTCCCCTAGTGCGAAGACAAACAAGTGTTTGCGCTTGGAGTGAATTTTCATCTGGCCAATGATCTCGGCTCAGCAGCCACTCTACCACTATTCACTTGCCCAGACCCACGACAACTTGATAGTTGTGAATCCATTTCTCCACAGCACTTCCAACCAGTTATTTCACAAATGGCTAATCTCTCTTTCCCAAAGGAGATGCGCTCGTGCTCTATTCATCACAAATCTTTGTCTAAGATGCTACCACACACTGCTGGCGATCCCAACAAAgaactcttcttttcctttgtcttccAACACAGCGGACTGCAGTGCATATTGAAATTGCAACCCTTTCAACACTAAGCATGGGGTTTGAAAACTTGCTACATTTTTGTTGTCAAATTTGGTCAATGACTTGGGTCAGTGGAGCTTTCTTTTCACACTCAGCACTGCCATTTCTCTTTGGGCCATCATTTTGGATCTTGGATTTACCATTCTCGTCTTTTGTCAGGCGGCTACTCTGAGGCTGGCGAGAAACTGCGGATAGCTTTTGGTCAAGGAAGTTTGGACTGATGTTTCAGCTGGATGTCGTCTTCCTGTATCATACCGCATGAACTGGAGCTGGACTGGTGGATGGGGAATTTTGGGGTCAACGGAATTGAACGGctatctttcttcttctgtcctttttcttctctacatctcttcttcttctttgatgcTTCGGTAGGTTGTGGAAGGCTTTTGGTAAGGAGGattggattttttttctctttgttcaTGTCTTTTTAGAGTGGTTGGTAGGTGTCTTTTCGAAGTGACTCTTGGCTGTATTCTTTTgttctctttgtttttgtctGAGACAGAGGGAGGGAGGGCGGAGTTTCAACAAAGGGCTTTGCATGTTTCTACGCAGACGGTGGGGACTGACGGTGGGGACTGACGATGGCAATTAACAATTATTGAACTTGAATAGTTTTTCTAtccttttgcttcctttGACTGTGATAAACACGTTCTTCCAATCGATTTGGTAAGCAGGGAGTGAAAAATAGACATCTTCTTGGCCGAACTTATCTTCCCACATCGTGGCCCAATTGCGGACATGGTATAGTAGAGCCACGTTGATTGGAAAGACATCCTGATGTACATGGTCTCGGAGCTACGCAGCATTCTCCTCTGCTCGTTCTCGGATATTTGAATCCAAAGTTGGACACAAAAGCGTTTCAGCATAGCCGTGATAAAGGCTCGCGATAGAGACGGACTGCGACGCAGCTTATGGCATGGCAACTACGTGGTAATTATCACAGACAGAACTTCAAAGATCACGATGCATCCCATTTTGCCCAATAGGTTCATACCTTGTAAATCTCGACTATTACGTGGAGAGAGTTGGTAGAGAGGACGTCTTCGGGTCATATGCTCACCAGACTCACAGATAGGATGATTCTCACGAATTGCTGCTCGGTCCGAAAGCAATATATAACAAAGTTATTGCGACGCATGGGACTCGGAGGTGTGTACGAGATATCGAAAACCCCGCATGGGAGTTCCAAACCGCCGGTATAGTCGTGGAGAGAGCGATCGCCGATATACAGAGCGTAGTATTGCATTCGGTGGTCATCGACAAAATTATGGTGGGGATAACGTAAGACATGAAGTCTTCGAGGGAGTCTATAGCGCGAGGGGCTTGTCGTAACGATACGTCTAGCAACTGTAACAATGTCAACAGCGATACCGATCGATTAATATGAGGCTCTGCAGCGACTTTCGGAGCAGACTTCCGGCAACGACAGTCATAATCAGATGCCAGGCGGCGGTAATGGCAGTGGGAAAAGCAGAtttggaagaggaaggaTGGGCGAAACAAGTATAAAGATCGTAACGATGCTTGCCTTGGTACTTAATCTGCCGAAAACCAACTTTTCCTCTGGCAGAAGAAATGCGATAGCAATCACCAAGCTGTCATcgttgaagaggaaagaTGATTAGCCTTTGACATCTCTCAAGGAAATATCTCGGTCCATGTAGAAGAACCATGGTGCTGGGATGATTGACTTGTAGACGCGACTGGATTGGATATGTGGCCCAGACTCAGGGGATGGGATAGCTTCAAGGTCAAATCTTGGTTGAAGCAATGtgcatggagatggctgagcAAGTCTTTTGCGATAGTCCTTGTTGAGCATCTTCCAAGGCAGCCAATTAGCCTGTTGCTATGACCCTGGTGTTTTCGTCTCTGTTTTGAGCGAGAAAACGTTTCGTATCTAAACACCAGTTGGAACAGAGGCTACCGTACGGATGGTTTGATCTGTAGTTGAGGTATGTCGCATGGAAACAGTGGCTGGCCAGATACCAGAGCGTGACACGTTGGACAATGTCTTTATCGGTATGGGTTTGTGTGAGAGAATTCGAATAACAGCCAAGCCTAGAGACTTGTTTTGTTAGAAAGACATTCACGTTGTTGAAAAACCAAAGCCTCACCAATTTCCTCGCCCGATTCAGCATATTTCCATCTTGCAGGCTGTCTGAAGATGGGTATCGATTGGAGGCTCTTGAAGCATCTGTAGTGGGTCTGCACTCGCCATCTTGCTCTTCGAAACACAAGGAATCACGGCTTCTGATGTATTTTGAGAAATAACGATTTCGTTTGATAACCAGATGGCGAGGCCCGGAGAGGATAATGCCGAGGCCTATGTTACGTAAGTCGAGGCGAGGCTGAGCTcaacttgcagcagccgcttcagcagctggcaCTATGATTCCAAGTACTAAGGTATTTGAACACACATGGACTTTCATCGATATATTTGTTTACGAATGTCGCTACAAAGTCTATTCCATGTACCAGATGCCACACCTCCGTCTGAGCCACAAGCTTTCCCCAAGATTCTATCTCCCCTGAGCCAAGGAGCTCAGATATTCGAGCACAGCTGGTATTCGGGCACCTTGTCGTGACGGCAAATAGAAATACGATtcctgtctttttttcaaaacTTGATTCTGCCATGTCCCCTTCCTTGCAATAATCGGCCATCCGTTCCAGAAACCACGCTCGATGAGGGCTTGGCTCTGAAACTACGCATCCCATGAACAGCAGCCAAAACCAGAGGTCATTAGACACGCCCCCTTTTTCCACCAAGAACTGCTCTTCTTGGAACAAATCAAAGAGATGTAAAGTTACATCTTGGGCGCACATTTGGGGGCCTCTGGCTGGAATAGAAGTAAGAATAAAGGTCAGTGAAGCGAGAGAAATACAGCGTTCAAGGTGCTTCGCGTTCTGATCCAGGGCATGAAGTAGGAGGCGATACGAGAGTGCTTGGGATCGCCGAAATAGCCAGCCTTCCGTGTCGGGTCTGATGGAAGGGTACGACCATGCTGCGTTGGCGATACGACAATACGCAACCAGATCTTGCAAGATGTTATTAAGCTCTTCTGAAAGCGACTCTATATGGAAGCCTGTTCCAAGGCGAGGCAGTATCACCAAcagctcttcttccgtgATCCCGAACTCTTCCAGACTTTCGGGCAGCTGCCCTGGATCCCACGTCACGGGAATGATAGGCGGCTTTCGACTAGTAATGGCCATGAATTTGTCTGCCAATATCACGCTGTCCAGCACATAGGGATCGAATTTCTTCCACCCCCCGGCGCATTCGACAACTTGAAGCAGTGTCTTGAGATGCATTCGGCATGCAGAGAAGCCGCGATACCCCAATTTGGAGGCCATGGCGTGTCTGTCTGGCAACTGCCTCCACATACTGGGCAAGCAATTCCACATCTCCGTGATTGCAAGGCCATACATGGATAGAAGCAGCCAATTGTCGACGATATATCCGGGAGTAGAGAGATAGACTCGCACAGCACGAAGAGCCTTGTCGAGAAAGTATTCTGGCTGCTTGCCAGAGTGGAATCGGCCCATCGTCCAACCCAAGAGGCTAGATCCGTATGCAAGAGTCGAGTATATGAGCTTCTCGTCCTCAACACAGCGTTTTAGCCGCAGTTGGAACATTCTGTCGTGCCTCATGGGTGCGTGCTGCAGAAGCCTTTCTGGTGGTGCAAAAGACTCGGCAAGGAAATTTACCCGTGAGGCGTGAGGAAAGGTTATGTGAAGGATAGCGTGGGTGCCGGCATCCAGATTGGCGACGGTGCAGTGGAAGGGGTCTGAGGCGTTGTAGGAGGGTTGCATGGCCTTTGACAGAGATTTGGATGACGCATATGCCGGTGTGAGTCTCTTTACAACCgcctctctttgtttcttcttctgcttttgaCTATCTTCTGATGACTTAACAGACCGAGCTGTCACATCATGATCAACAAATTTCAGCTTCACTTCCACCGTCTTCGATATTTCCGAAACATCCGACGCTGATAGAGTGGTGGTGAATCCGGCCCATGGCTTCAATGACTGCGATACTTCCGCCTCGTGCCTGCGTCGTTTGTTCTGCACATGGCTCAAAATGGCTGATCGTTCGCCGGCTTTGCTTCTCGACAAGACGCGGGACGTTTGTGTCTTGTTTACAAAGAGAAGCGAGCCATCCATAACGGGTTGTGTGTTGGAGGGTTGGCCTGTCAGTCAATCCATTATTCGACCCACACTGGCTTCAGCCAAGCGCGATAGTCAATACTAATAAGCGCCAAAATGCAACAAGGAGTGATGAAAAGCATCGTCTACAATGGGATCGTCGGTTGTGCCGACAGCTCAGCATTTGCGGCCCAGCGCTAGCCCAAAGTCCCAGCCACGGGGCTGTACTTAAGACGCGACTCGTACTCGGAAATCGGGGCTTTGTCCAATCAGACCCAATCCCATGAGGGGGATTCGAGGTCTTGGTGGGAGACTCAGACTAATGCAGTGGCTGATTACCGTTTCTGGGAGACACAGTTCCTATTTGGGAATGATGTCTGTCGGGGCAACATTGCACCGTGGGGAGATTCAACGCCTAATTGTTGTCAAAATAGAAACATATTCTAAACATGGTGATGAAAACAAGGCGAGCCCTGGATTGCATTGGCTGGTTATTTGTTTTTACCAAGGTTATACGGAGAGGTAGTTGAACCGGTGAAGGATGAAGGATTGCTGCCCGAATGCATGATACTAATCTTGTAGGATACACTACTCTTTTGAGAAGTGGCTTCAGCATCACTGCCTCGAATGTCTCTCAACGATCAATCCATCGCGCAGTGttttcagcatcatcaccatcatcaccatcaataGCGATAGGAGGACGAACAGAAGGCATGTCGACAATGGCTATAAGAGCAGACAAGGACCCAGGTGATGGACGAGTGGAAGAATCATCAACTTCGACAATACAGCAACCAGATCATTGATTCGCTGCCTCCTCCATACCGAGATTATTGTTTTCCCATTCTTCCCTTCATCTCAGCTCTTTCGACGTCTCTTTCGCCTATCGTGTCTTCACAATGCGTCGCCTCTTTTTCGCAAGCTTCGTTTTGTCATTCACACTCAGAGGCAATGCAGCGCCAGTCACCAGCACCGACTCTAGTTGTCTGCCTGTTGTAGACTTGGGATATGTTTGTCATGCCTCTATTAAACCAATTACTATTCGCACGTCATCTAACTTTTGTGGCAACAGGAATTGCACCAAGCCCTCTCCTACAACAAGACGACGCAAACCTATCTGTTCCAAAACATTCGATATGCCCAGCCTCCCGTTGGCGACCTTCGATTCCGAGCCCCGACGCACCCCAAGACTAACCGAACCGCCATCCAAACCGGCTCCGAATTGCGATTCTGCCCACAAGGTGTTCCACCTTGGCAGAACGACGCATTCACTCCCATCGGCAAATACTCGAGCCCGGTCAATGCGTTCACTCTTCAAGCCTGGGAGGAGAGCATCAAAGATGGTCAGCCTCTGCCAGTTGATTGGAACGCGGGTGCTCAAGAAGACTGTCTTTTCCTCGATGTCCACGTTACCAAAGGGGCCTTTGAGCAGGCGAGTTCAAAGTCGAAATCgtgtggagatggaggagcccCTGTACTTGTCTGGGTAAGCTTGGCtctttttaattcttaaaCACTTATACACACACATGGTTCATGGCGTTCATCTCTAACCTGTGCTCGGCAGATtcacggcggcggctttgctCTCGGCTCCAAGACTGGCACACCAACTCCCGGCTACGATCCAGTTGGCCTTTTTGAGCATGCTGCTGCAAATTCTGATGAGGGCCTCGTCTTTGTCGGCCTCAATTACCGTCTCGGAGCCCTTGGATTCATGTCCGGCTCCgagattgaaaagaatgGAGACCTAAACGCAGGGCTTCTCGATCAAAAGTTTGCCCTGCAGTGGGTTCAAGATAATATTCACCTCTTTGGAGGCTTCAAAGAGCGCGTCACCCTTATGGGAGAGTCTGCAGGCGGAGGCTCAGTCTTGTTTCATATGACTGCAAACCACGGCAAGGGCGCCGGTCTGTTTTCTCAAGCCATCCCGCAAAGCCCAGCTACCATTCCGACCATGCAAGTTGTGGACGACGGCTATAGCCAGTTTCTGTCGTATCTCAACGTGagcagcttggaagaagccCGGGCCGCTGATACGAAAGCAGTGATTGCTGCCAATGCTGCGCAAATTGGGGCCGCTCCAACCACGACTTACATCTTTGGCCCTGTGATTGACGGCAAATACATTACCGGTTCCCCCAGCAACTTCATCAAGGATGGAGCGTTCGATAAGTCGGTCAAAGTCATGGCTGGCCATAACATGTTTGAAGGCGCATTCTTCTTCGACCCCAATGTGGACACCAATGACGAATTCGCCTCCTGGATCAATCGATCATTCGCCGGCCTTAGGAGCAAAGACGTTGCTCATCTGGCCACCGTACTGTATCCACCACAGTATGACGGATCTCTGGGATACATCGACATGGATACGCGGCAAATGAAGCTCTGGGGAGAGGCTGTCATTGACTGCAACTATTATTGGATCGGGCAAGGCGTCCGTGACAAGGGATATGCTTGTGAGTGAAAACAAACCCCCCCTCCTGTAAGATGATGATTTTGCTCGTCTAGGCAGTAGTACCTTACTTTGAACGGAATCATTTGCTGACTGGTCTTTATGCAACTCCAGACGAATTTGGCGTCTCTCCGGGATTCCATGTCCAGGATCTCAAGTACACCTTCAACGATCCCACGTCTCCAGCGCCGTGGCCCAAGGCACAGGATACCCTGCAAGAAGCGATTATTACGTTTGTGCAGGAGGGAGTCCCCAAATTCACCAACCAAAAGACATTCCCGCATCTTGGGCCACATGGCACTATCGTCAATGTCACTTCTCAGGGGGGGCGTGGAAACGACCAGGAATGTGAATGCCACGAGGTGTGAGTGGTGGGCAAATCTTGCTCTATAGATTGTGAGACGAGAATTTTCAGCTAGTCTGAGATGGAGTCAGAATCATAATGATGATAGCCAGGGAGGTGAGAAAGATGAcggctgaagaggaggaggatcgGAAATGGAATTATAATATGTGTGGCTCGAATTAATGCCGTGGTATTTCCCCACTGAGGTTTGGACTTTACGTTGGTAGATGAAattgaaagaaaaattaagctggtaaaaaagaaaggatcAGGCAACTACATGGTAATAAAATCGCCTATCTATGATCCTCCGCGATCCTCCTCGATCTTTCTTTACTGAAATGCGCGTGCTCTCTTTTGCTGTGATGTCAACATTTAGATTTATAGTGCCAGTGTGAGTCAGCCACAATCACTAATTCGGGCAGAGTGGCTGAGTGGTCTAAAGCGTTAGACTTGAATCAACTCTTCGATTCCTGCTATCTAATACCTTCGGGTGCGCAGGTTCGAACCCTGCCTCTGTCGAATACTTTTTGCTATTTGCGACTtcttaattattatt is part of the Trichoderma atroviride chromosome 1, complete sequence genome and encodes:
- a CDS encoding uncharacterized protein (EggNog:ENOG41); translated protein: MDGSLLFVNKTQTSRVLSRSKAGERSAILSHVQNKRRRHEAEVSQSLKPWAGFTTTLSASDVSEISKTVEVKLKFVDHDVTARSVKSSEDSQKQKKKQREAVVKRLTPAYASSKSLSKAMQPSYNASDPFHCTVANLDAGTHAILHITFPHASRVNFLAESFAPPERLLQHAPMRHDRMFQLRLKRCVEDEKLIYSTLAYGSSLLGWTMGRFHSGKQPEYFLDKALRAVRVYLSTPGYIVDNWLLLSMYGLAITEMWNCLPSMWRQLPDRHAMASKLGYRGFSACRMHLKTLLQVVECAGGWKKFDPYVLDSVILADKFMAITSRKPPIIPVTWDPGQLPESLEEFGITEEELLVILPRLGTGFHIESLSEELNNILQDLVAYCRIANAAWSYPSIRPDTEGWLFRRSQALSYRLLLHALDQNAKHLERFQLQFMRYDTGRRHPAETSVQTSLTKSYPQFLASLRVAA
- a CDS encoding uncharacterized protein (EggNog:ENOG41~MEROPS:MER0030934~SECRETED:SignalP(1-19)) codes for the protein MRRLFFASFVLSFTLRGNAAPVTSTDSSCLPVVDLGYELHQALSYNKTTQTYLFQNIRYAQPPVGDLRFRAPTHPKTNRTAIQTGSELRFCPQGVPPWQNDAFTPIGKYSSPVNAFTLQAWEESIKDGQPLPVDWNAGAQEDCLFLDVHVTKGAFEQASSKSKSCGDGGAPVLVWIHGGGFALGSKTGTPTPGYDPVGLFEHAAANSDEGLVFVGLNYRLGALGFMSGSEIEKNGDLNAGLLDQKFALQWVQDNIHLFGGFKERVTLMGESAGGGSVLFHMTANHGKGAGLFSQAIPQSPATIPTMQVVDDGYSQFLSYLNVSSLEEARAADTKAVIAANAAQIGAAPTTTYIFGPVIDGKYITGSPSNFIKDGAFDKSVKVMAGHNMFEGAFFFDPNVDTNDEFASWINRSFAGLRSKDVAHLATVLYPPQYDGSLGYIDMDTRQMKLWGEAVIDCNYYWIGQGVRDKGYACE
- a CDS encoding uncharacterized protein (EggNog:ENOG41~MEROPS:MER0030934~SECRETED:SignalP(1-19)), which produces MRRLFFASFVLSFTLRGNAAPVTSTDSSCLPVVDLGYELHQALSYNKTTQTYLFQNIRYAQPPVGDLRFRAPTHPKTNRTAIQTGSELRFCPQGVPPWQNDAFTPIGKYSSPVNAFTLQAWEESIKDGQPLPVDWNAGAQEDCLFLDVHVTKGAFEQASSKSKSCGDGGAPVLVWIHGGGFALGSKTGTPTPGYDPVGLFEHAAANSDEGLVFVGLNYRLGALGFMSGSEIEKNGDLNAGLLDQKFALQWVQDNIHLFGGFKERVTLMGESAGGGSVLFHMTANHGKGAGLFSQAIPQSPATIPTMQVVDDGYSQFLSYLNVSSLEEARAADTKAVIAANAAQIGAAPTTTYIFGPVIDGKYITGSPSNFIKDGAFDKSVKVMAGHNMFEGAFFFDPNVDTNDEFASWINRSFAGLRSKDVAHLATVLYPPQYDGSLGYIDMDTRQMKLWGEAVIDCNYYWIGQGVRDKGYAYEFGVSPGFHVQDLKYTFNDPTSPAPWPKAQDTLQEAIITFVQEGVPKFTNQKTFPHLGPHGTIVNVTSQGGRGNDQECECHEV